One segment of Mycolicibacterium sp. YH-1 DNA contains the following:
- a CDS encoding ABC transporter substrate-binding protein, with protein sequence MSYESTAEPIKVGYLMDFKLPPGFPEEMLADFTQCFDLVFEEAYEQGLMDRPVQMIYREVEGLPKGSVKAVIDAFGELVDEGCLAVFGPNITDNCVPLREAIEERFRVPALSVTGTDDWLGEWTFAFPQGSMTDEPIFIADLVAKRGLKEIGVLVEQSLIGDSYVKNLRNACRRKGIRIVAESAVAQTAQDVDEAVRALHEAKAEAIVHLGFGFGIVFVNPALEALEWDPPRFTTTAFQNAWVNPIMWNAFMGWIGVDQYDEGNPIGQDFLDRYAERYGGRRPEYCVPVVNRDVATTLVRAFTDSHPLSPRGVKEALERVKMVPAASGAPGTRVSLGKWTRRAWMGAGYLVARTLDADGVTSHLVDRFGQE encoded by the coding sequence GTGTCCTACGAGAGCACTGCCGAGCCGATCAAGGTCGGCTACCTGATGGACTTCAAGCTGCCCCCGGGGTTTCCCGAGGAGATGCTGGCCGACTTCACCCAGTGCTTCGACCTCGTCTTCGAGGAGGCCTATGAGCAAGGCCTGATGGACCGGCCGGTGCAGATGATCTATCGCGAGGTCGAGGGATTGCCGAAGGGTTCGGTCAAGGCGGTGATCGACGCCTTCGGCGAACTCGTCGACGAGGGTTGCCTGGCGGTGTTCGGCCCGAACATCACCGACAACTGCGTCCCGTTGCGGGAGGCCATCGAGGAACGCTTCCGCGTCCCTGCGCTCAGCGTCACCGGCACCGACGACTGGCTCGGCGAGTGGACCTTCGCCTTCCCGCAGGGCTCGATGACCGATGAGCCGATCTTCATCGCCGACCTGGTGGCCAAGCGTGGACTCAAGGAGATCGGCGTACTCGTCGAGCAGAGCCTCATCGGCGACAGCTACGTGAAGAATCTCCGGAACGCATGCCGACGCAAGGGTATTCGCATCGTCGCGGAGTCGGCCGTTGCGCAGACCGCGCAGGATGTCGATGAGGCGGTCCGTGCCCTGCACGAGGCGAAGGCCGAGGCCATCGTGCACCTTGGGTTCGGCTTCGGGATCGTCTTCGTCAATCCTGCGCTGGAGGCTCTGGAGTGGGACCCGCCGCGCTTCACCACCACGGCGTTTCAGAACGCCTGGGTCAACCCGATCATGTGGAACGCGTTCATGGGGTGGATAGGCGTCGACCAGTACGACGAGGGCAACCCGATCGGGCAGGACTTCCTGGACCGCTACGCCGAGAGGTACGGCGGTCGCCGCCCCGAGTACTGCGTACCCGTGGTCAATCGTGACGTGGCCACCACGTTGGTGCGCGCATTCACCGACTCGCATCCGCTGAGCCCACGTGGGGTGAAGGAGGCACTGGAGCGGGTGAAGATGGTGCCCGCCGCCTCGGGGGCGCCGGGAACCCGAGTGTCGCTTGGCAAGTGGACGCGCCGGGCGTGGATGGGAGCCGGATATCTGGTGGCGCGGACTCTCGACGCCGACGGGGTCACCTCGCACCTCGTCGACCGCTTCGGGCAGGAGTGA
- a CDS encoding NAD(P)H-binding protein, which yields MSEHVDYLVTGAGGGIGGVSRSVVQLLIGDGARVRAMVHREDERADALRTLGAQVVVGDLTDPGSVVAALRGVKRMFFNMSVSPSYLTATAIVCAAARENGDIDAIVNMSQMTVSQMTLTSTEESDQHRLHWLAEQVMDWSGLPVTHIRPTVFIDNPLLTFLNAESVRERHVLALPFGRGRTSPIAASDVARVVTELLLHPQRHRSHVYELTGPEVLDIDGLAQSYSRALQYPVTAQDIALDQWRQNVLAGAGLPPHVEQHIATMARLHRDGRYDRLTNDVERVTGQSPMTVEQYITENPQKFVG from the coding sequence ATGAGCGAGCACGTCGACTATCTGGTGACCGGGGCGGGCGGCGGCATCGGCGGAGTGAGCCGCTCCGTGGTGCAGCTACTGATTGGCGACGGCGCGCGGGTTCGGGCGATGGTGCATCGGGAGGACGAGCGCGCCGACGCGCTCCGAACCCTTGGTGCTCAAGTGGTGGTGGGTGACCTCACGGACCCCGGCAGCGTCGTCGCCGCGCTGCGCGGTGTGAAGCGGATGTTCTTCAACATGAGCGTCTCGCCGTCGTATCTGACGGCGACCGCCATCGTCTGCGCCGCGGCCCGTGAGAACGGTGACATCGACGCCATCGTGAACATGTCGCAGATGACGGTGTCTCAGATGACGCTGACCAGCACCGAGGAATCGGACCAGCACCGACTGCACTGGCTGGCCGAACAGGTCATGGACTGGTCCGGGCTCCCGGTCACCCACATCCGGCCCACGGTGTTCATCGACAATCCACTACTGACGTTCCTCAACGCCGAGTCAGTCCGCGAGCGGCACGTGCTCGCCCTCCCGTTCGGCCGCGGCCGGACCTCACCGATCGCCGCGAGTGACGTCGCCCGTGTCGTCACCGAACTGCTGCTGCACCCGCAGCGCCACCGTAGCCACGTGTACGAGTTGACGGGACCGGAGGTCCTCGACATCGACGGCCTGGCCCAAAGTTACTCGCGCGCGCTGCAGTACCCGGTGACGGCGCAGGACATCGCGCTCGATCAGTGGCGGCAAAACGTACTGGCAGGCGCGGGCCTTCCGCCACACGTCGAGCAGCACATCGCGACGATGGCGCGGCTGCATCGCGACGGCCGCTACGACCGCCTCACCAACGACGTCGAACGAGTCACCGGCCAGTCCCCGATGACGGTCGAGCAGTACATCACCGAGAATCCGCAGAAGTTCGTCGGCTGA
- a CDS encoding CbbQ/NirQ/NorQ/GpvN family protein: MPGNAADHALGTLEFDNSAASAGGRAERPFYVPVANEEAVFKAAYRQGLSIVLKGPTGCGKTRFVEAMAHDLDRPLITVSCHDDLTTADLVGRYLLRGGDTEWVDGPLTRAVREGAICYLDEVVEARQDTTVVLHPLADHRRELPIDRLGVTLNAAPGFGLVVSYNPGYQSVLKDLKDSTRQRMVAIEFTFPGPEVEEGIVAFEAGVDSDTAAALVRFAGAIRRLETGGLREVSSTRVLIAAGRLIAEGLTPRDAARAAIAGPLTDDPNVTRGLVEMIDVYLGPAGA; this comes from the coding sequence ATGCCAGGCAACGCCGCCGATCATGCGCTGGGAACTCTGGAGTTCGACAACTCCGCGGCGTCCGCCGGTGGCCGGGCCGAGCGCCCCTTCTACGTGCCCGTCGCGAACGAGGAGGCGGTCTTCAAAGCCGCGTATCGGCAGGGTCTTTCGATAGTCCTGAAGGGTCCCACCGGATGCGGCAAGACCAGGTTCGTCGAGGCGATGGCGCATGACCTGGATCGCCCACTGATCACCGTGTCCTGTCACGACGACCTCACGACCGCCGACCTGGTGGGGCGCTACCTGCTGCGGGGCGGCGACACCGAGTGGGTGGACGGGCCGCTGACGCGGGCGGTGCGCGAGGGCGCCATCTGCTACCTCGACGAGGTCGTCGAGGCCAGGCAGGACACCACGGTGGTCCTGCATCCACTTGCCGACCACCGTCGTGAACTTCCCATCGACCGCCTCGGCGTCACCCTGAACGCGGCTCCCGGCTTCGGTCTGGTGGTGTCGTACAACCCCGGCTATCAGAGCGTGCTCAAGGACCTCAAGGACTCGACGCGTCAACGGATGGTGGCCATCGAGTTCACGTTCCCCGGCCCCGAGGTCGAGGAGGGGATCGTCGCCTTCGAGGCCGGTGTCGACTCCGATACCGCGGCAGCACTGGTCCGCTTCGCCGGCGCGATCCGCCGACTGGAGACCGGCGGGCTCCGCGAGGTGTCCTCGACGCGGGTCCTGATCGCCGCGGGGCGGTTGATCGCCGAGGGGCTCACCCCTCGGGACGCCGCACGAGCCGCGATCGCAGGCCCGCTGACCGACGACCCGAACGTCACCCGCGGTTTGGTCGAGATGATCGACGTCTACCTGGGGCCGGCTGGGGCCTGA
- a CDS encoding SDR family NAD(P)-dependent oxidoreductase, giving the protein MIEFTGQVAVVTGSGRGLGRLYALDLARRGAAVVVNDVGGSMHGEGTNTKVADDVVAEIHAAGGRAVASHESVDTPAGGQAIVDTAVDAFGRLDVVISNAGIFNSIAFDDLSVDDWRRMLGVHLDGGFYLSQPAFRVMKSQGGGRFVFISSSAGMFGQPMEAHYAAAKTGLVGLSNVIAIEGAAHGILSNTVLPTGFSRMVTETVGDEKFLTESGFMRAIRAELVVPLVVFLASRACTLSHQNYSASAGRYARVFVGLGRGWSAGADDTPTADDIATHLGDVSATEPFIVPESIVDEVLDVCDRLGISAMPDNAAIAFPDHTR; this is encoded by the coding sequence ATGATCGAGTTCACCGGACAGGTGGCGGTGGTCACCGGATCGGGTCGTGGCCTCGGTCGGCTGTACGCCCTTGATCTGGCCCGGCGCGGCGCGGCCGTGGTGGTCAACGACGTGGGCGGTTCGATGCACGGCGAGGGTACCAACACCAAGGTGGCCGACGACGTCGTCGCCGAGATCCACGCGGCAGGCGGCAGAGCAGTCGCCTCCCACGAGTCGGTGGACACCCCCGCGGGCGGTCAGGCGATAGTCGACACCGCGGTCGACGCGTTCGGCCGCCTCGACGTCGTCATCAGCAACGCGGGCATCTTCAACAGCATCGCGTTCGACGACCTGAGCGTTGACGACTGGCGCCGGATGCTCGGCGTGCACCTCGACGGCGGGTTCTATCTGAGCCAACCGGCCTTCCGGGTGATGAAGTCCCAGGGTGGCGGCCGGTTCGTCTTCATCTCATCCTCGGCGGGCATGTTCGGGCAACCCATGGAGGCGCATTACGCCGCAGCCAAGACCGGTCTCGTCGGCCTGTCCAATGTCATTGCCATCGAGGGGGCCGCGCACGGGATACTGTCCAACACCGTTCTGCCCACCGGATTCTCACGCATGGTCACCGAAACGGTGGGTGACGAGAAGTTCCTGACCGAGTCGGGCTTCATGCGCGCGATTCGCGCCGAGCTGGTCGTGCCGCTGGTCGTCTTCCTCGCCAGCAGGGCGTGCACCCTCTCACATCAGAACTACTCGGCGAGCGCGGGCCGCTACGCGCGGGTCTTCGTCGGCCTGGGCCGAGGCTGGTCGGCGGGTGCCGACGACACCCCCACCGCCGACGACATCGCGACCCATCTTGGCGACGTGTCGGCGACCGAGCCGTTCATCGTCCCCGAGTCGATAGTCGACGAGGTCCTCGATGTCTGTGACCGCCTGGGTATCAGCGCGATGCCCGATAACGCCGCGATCGCCTTCCCCGACCACACGCGCTGA
- a CDS encoding TetR/AcrR family transcriptional regulator, whose amino-acid sequence MAGAPSTGNGGFSGNDATRRTEILETANAVIATSGLRTSLQQIADAAGILAGSLYHHFESKEAILVELIRRYHAELDRIGEIALQRLDEPDARPAEEQIISLCCAIARCAVEHRAALQMSFYEGPSADPELAELTRLRPAKLLAAMQQALRAGRWSGYIRPDVDLPVVADRMVQSMLHVGLDMIRHKASSDQVATMMSKIVLAGLAARERSDAELDTSAAFIAAQGVIDTWGDDADTDDKAAHVRAVARAEFGRRGYEMTTVRDIASAAGLGTGTVYRVIGSKDELLMSIMLSFGKKVGGGWTDVLQSDSTPVEKLDALSWLNINALDRFPDEFRIQLAWMRQSPPDTADPGWSFSMRVRQMKSLLSEGIKSGDIGIESPTAETLARCVIGIQWIPENILQDLGTRDSLILSRDTVLRGVAVRTD is encoded by the coding sequence GTGGCCGGTGCGCCGTCGACCGGCAACGGAGGCTTCAGCGGTAACGACGCGACTCGGCGCACCGAGATCCTCGAGACCGCCAATGCGGTGATCGCCACGTCGGGTCTGCGGACATCGCTGCAACAGATCGCTGACGCCGCCGGCATCCTCGCGGGCAGCCTCTATCACCACTTCGAGTCCAAGGAAGCCATCCTTGTCGAGTTGATCCGCCGCTACCACGCGGAACTCGACCGCATCGGCGAGATCGCGCTGCAGCGTCTCGACGAACCCGACGCCAGGCCCGCCGAGGAACAGATCATCAGCCTGTGCTGCGCGATCGCCCGCTGCGCGGTCGAACACCGTGCCGCCCTGCAGATGTCGTTCTACGAGGGCCCGAGTGCCGACCCCGAACTCGCGGAGCTGACCCGACTACGCCCGGCGAAGCTGCTCGCGGCGATGCAGCAGGCGCTGCGGGCGGGCCGGTGGAGTGGCTACATCCGGCCCGACGTCGACCTCCCCGTCGTCGCCGACCGCATGGTCCAGAGCATGCTTCACGTGGGCCTGGACATGATCCGCCACAAGGCCTCCAGTGATCAGGTCGCGACAATGATGTCCAAGATCGTGCTTGCCGGACTCGCTGCGCGGGAGCGCAGCGATGCCGAGCTGGATACCTCGGCGGCGTTCATTGCGGCACAGGGCGTCATCGACACCTGGGGCGATGACGCAGACACGGATGACAAGGCGGCGCACGTGCGTGCGGTCGCGCGTGCCGAGTTCGGTCGGCGCGGCTACGAGATGACCACGGTGCGTGACATCGCCTCGGCGGCGGGCCTTGGCACCGGAACGGTGTACCGCGTGATCGGCTCCAAGGACGAACTCCTGATGTCCATCATGCTGTCGTTCGGCAAGAAGGTCGGGGGTGGCTGGACCGACGTGTTGCAGTCCGACTCGACACCGGTGGAGAAACTCGACGCGCTGTCGTGGCTCAACATCAATGCCCTGGATCGCTTTCCCGACGAGTTCCGCATCCAGCTGGCGTGGATGCGCCAGTCCCCGCCGGACACAGCCGATCCGGGGTGGTCGTTCAGCATGCGCGTTCGACAGATGAAATCGCTTCTGTCTGAGGGCATCAAGTCCGGCGACATTGGGATCGAGAGTCCAACGGCCGAAACGCTGGCCCGCTGCGTCATCGGCATCCAGTGGATTCCCGAGAACATCCTGCAGGACCTCGGCACCCGCGACAGCCTCATTCTGTCCCGCGACACCGTGCTGCGCGGCGTCGCTGTGCGCACGGACTGA
- a CDS encoding nitric oxide reductase activation protein NorD — MANDTVVERLGMFASAVAGRPLMVAALEAGEPAWTDGRTVYVDAASSLRSQLESLTVQASLLAAGGLEPDIVARLAKRQALADRYLAVEGRRALDANAPFLPMSMRSLIDGCPDVSSGSPSASLAMAESRAVIGPTPASFGTIHARRLLAEHRAAEKSRAAAAARHRPAKKPQGDLSELLGEADTEEDVLDLFSSPAGGGGIGRLLAKMMSKVRQLGGGGPPGADAATHQRRSATRGAGAVVSSLTPSPDRDTADDAIKGITYPEWDLHHKRYRQDWCTVVEAEATALGEGWSTPDGHALRRSLTRLGMGLSRHHRQAQGDDIDVDAAVEMQVELAAGSAPDDSVYVDNLRRRRDLSVLILLDVSGSAAEAGGDGRTVHEQQRTAAAAMTTALHELGDRVALFAYSSQGRSAVNMTPIKRFDERFDTAAMRRLYGLRPGAYSRLGAAIRHGATVLRERAGTPRRLLVVLSDGLAYDHGYERVYGAADARRALSEVTREGIGCLCLTVGAGTDVEELRRVFGTAAHATIAEPGQLSRVIGPLFRVALNRAEARRRKAS, encoded by the coding sequence GTGGCGAACGACACCGTGGTGGAACGGCTGGGGATGTTCGCCTCGGCGGTGGCCGGGCGCCCCCTGATGGTGGCCGCCTTGGAGGCGGGCGAGCCAGCGTGGACAGACGGCAGGACCGTCTACGTCGACGCCGCATCCAGTCTGCGCTCGCAACTCGAATCGCTAACCGTGCAGGCAAGTCTGCTCGCGGCGGGTGGTCTGGAACCCGACATCGTCGCCAGGCTGGCGAAGCGGCAGGCGTTGGCGGACCGCTACCTGGCTGTCGAGGGCCGGCGCGCGCTCGACGCCAACGCTCCGTTCCTGCCGATGTCCATGCGGTCGTTGATCGATGGCTGTCCCGACGTTTCGAGCGGATCACCCTCCGCGTCTCTGGCGATGGCGGAAAGTCGTGCGGTCATCGGCCCGACGCCGGCGAGTTTCGGCACGATTCATGCGCGCAGGCTGCTCGCCGAACATCGCGCCGCGGAGAAGTCGAGGGCGGCCGCCGCGGCCCGACACCGCCCAGCCAAGAAGCCGCAGGGAGACCTGTCCGAACTGCTCGGAGAGGCCGACACCGAGGAGGACGTGCTTGATCTGTTCTCGAGCCCGGCCGGCGGGGGCGGCATCGGCAGGCTTCTGGCCAAGATGATGAGCAAGGTCAGACAGCTCGGCGGCGGTGGCCCACCCGGCGCGGACGCGGCCACCCATCAACGACGGTCGGCGACGCGTGGAGCGGGCGCCGTGGTGTCCTCGTTGACGCCGTCCCCCGATCGAGACACGGCCGACGACGCGATCAAGGGCATCACGTATCCGGAGTGGGACCTTCACCACAAGCGCTATCGCCAGGACTGGTGCACGGTGGTGGAGGCCGAGGCCACGGCTCTCGGAGAGGGCTGGTCGACCCCTGACGGCCATGCGCTGCGACGGTCATTGACCCGGCTCGGAATGGGCCTCAGTCGACACCACCGCCAAGCGCAGGGTGATGACATCGATGTGGATGCAGCCGTCGAGATGCAGGTGGAACTCGCGGCGGGATCGGCGCCTGACGACTCGGTATACGTCGACAATCTGCGGCGGCGCCGAGATCTGTCCGTGCTCATCCTGCTCGACGTGTCGGGGTCAGCAGCGGAGGCCGGAGGTGACGGGCGCACCGTGCACGAACAGCAACGGACCGCGGCCGCGGCGATGACCACGGCGCTACACGAACTAGGCGATCGGGTCGCGCTCTTCGCGTACAGCTCCCAGGGGCGCTCGGCGGTCAACATGACGCCGATCAAGCGCTTCGACGAGCGGTTCGACACCGCGGCGATGCGACGGCTCTATGGGCTGCGGCCTGGCGCGTACTCGCGGCTGGGCGCGGCCATCCGGCACGGCGCCACGGTGCTGCGCGAGCGGGCGGGCACCCCCCGCCGACTGCTCGTCGTCCTCTCCGATGGGCTGGCCTACGACCACGGCTATGAGCGCGTGTACGGCGCGGCCGACGCACGTCGCGCGTTGAGTGAGGTCACTCGGGAGGGCATCGGGTGCCTGTGTCTGACAGTTGGCGCGGGAACGGACGTCGAGGAGCTGCGACGGGTCTTCGGAACCGCGGCCCACGCGACGATCGCCGAGCCTGGTCAATTGAGCCGCGTCATCGGCCCCCTGTTCCGCGTGGCACTCAACCGCGCCGAGGCGCGGCGCCGGAAGGCGTCGTGA